ATTCTTCGGTCTGATATGGGTGGCTACTGATATAATCAGCTGCCATCTTGTCTATTTCTGACTCATACTGTTCAACTGTTTCATCAAGAGCATCTTTTTCAGGATGAATAGGAGCAGCTTCCCATGAAACTAATATAGTTGGAGAACTGTCGATTCTATTCCATTTGCCATCTGCATTACAGTCTGCATAAACCTGGAACGAAAAGGAGTCATAGTCGCTTTCTTCAAAACCTTCAGCAACTGTATAATCATATTTTTCATCTTCTTCATTCCAAACAAAACTATATGAATCATCGGGAACCGCATCAAGAACTATATCTATCCTGGCCTCGCCGTTTTCTGTCATAACTGATCTGATCCCGTCTTCATCGCAAAGTGCCATAAATATCTGCGGATTTGCACCGCCAAGCTCTGATCTGCTGCCCACAAACTCTATGCCGGCTGAATTGTTTATACTTGCCCTTATCGTTACCTGAACCGGAATATTACCGTGATTGGATATTGTGAGAAGATCACTCTTACTAGAGAACAGGTAATCCCCTTCATTATTTTTAAAAAGTATTGATGCCCCCTCTTCAACTCTTCCGCCGCCATACTTGGCAGCATCTGTATCATATACAAGCTTCATCGGGTCAATGATAAAGTCAAAGGGACTTTTTTCCCCAATAATAGGCATTTTAGTATTGATAATATCAACAGGGTGCTGATCTGTATCCACCTGACGTGCCAGGTCTTCTTCGTCTATCTCCTCAGCAAGCATGTCAACATCTATTTTTCCTAGAATTGCCTCTTTATCAATAGCTTCTCTGATTGTGTCCACGTCAACAAAAGACCTTAGGTCGTCTTTATCTATAAGAGCCCAGATCTCTTCATCATCTATTCCATATATAATTTCATCTCCTGTAATCTCTGACTCAAGTAAAGCATTTCTGACCTCTTCAAGGTCAGTAGCACTCCTTCCAGTGCCGAAGACAGATACTTCCTCGACATCCGCAGCCATTATCATTACAGGGTTTACCGCTACTAAAACAGCAGCCATCGCTGTACTTATTGCAATTTTTAGGTATTTAAGAGTCAACATCCTTGTCCCTCCTGTGAAACAAACCTAATATTGGTTCATATATTATATCGGTAAAATATTAATAATCATTAGTTTTTAGAGTAATTTCACCAAGAATTAATAATCCGGTAATAATGACTTTTAACTCTTGATACATAGGTAGTATTGTGTTATATTATATGTAGTAATCAAAACTACATGTGATTATTTTTAAAACCACACATTTGGGGGTTACACTATGACATCAAAAGAATTAAAAAAATATTTTAAAGATCATCTGGTACCTAAAAAGCTTTATAAGATAGGTGGCCATCATAAAAATAGAATCTGCCTCGACAAGACAGATAAAGGCTGGGCAGTATTTTTCCAGGATAATAAAGAGCGTATCGGAGTTATGAACTTTGTAGATGAAGCTTCTGCCTGCAACTCCATGAAGGATGAGCTTAGAAAGCTCATGGAACAGCTCTACGGAATTACATGGGCACCTGCCAAATAAATGATAATAAAATGTCCATATGGAAATGTGAAGTTATCAGACGAAAACGAACATTTCCATATGGACATTTTTTATTTTCACAATTACTCAATCCTGTTTATGACAGATAAAGCCGCCAATACAGCGCCCTGCCCCCATGGATAATTACCATAGTTCTGGTAATGAACAGCAAAGTCATCGCATGACCCCAGAGCATCAGTAACGATTCCACCATGCGCATGGGACAACATAGACTCTTTCGCCTTAATAAGGCTGTTTTTAAGTATCTCTTTTTCCTTGTCGTCTCCGTCAAACAAACCGGCTTCATATGCCTTTGCAATAGAATAAGCAATCATTCCGGTAGCAGACATATCTATATGGCCTTCCACAGCATTGATCTGCCAGCTCCAGCCACCATCTTTTCTCTGATAACAAACAGCAGTATCGCACATCTCTCTAAACCAAGGGCGAATATTAAATATTGATTTCCCCTGAAATGTGGTACTTCTTTTATCTATTTCCATTTCAAGCATTGCAGCCTCAGACATTCCAAGCATCATCCAGCCGTGTGCCCTTCCCCAGCCAAGAAGCCCTTTTCTTTCGCAGGTAACTTCTTTGCTCACGGCCTTTTTGTCAACTGAAACCTGATATCCATGGTATAAAAGTCCGCTGTTGTCATCTCGCCCATACATATGATAGTTCATGAACTGAGTGTACATCTTGCCCATGATCGCTACATAATCAGATTCATTATAATAATGCAGATCGTTTTGCGTATTATCTTCAAAAGAGCTCTCACCAGCCATTAGCTTACTGATTACATCCGCCGCCAAGAACAAAGTCGCCATCCCGACACCATCCGCAAATATATTGCGATTATTCATTCCGGGATTATAAATAAATGAACCAATATTATCAACTTTGGCTGTTTTAAGATAGTCCCTGACAACTTCCCAGCCTGCATTAAAGCTCTCAAGATGCTCTTTCTCTCCGAGTCTTAGCATACAATATCCCGCAAGTGAATCGTCTATAAAGCGTATCCTGCTGCCATAATTATTCTGCCAGAGTCTAAAATGATCTTCCAGAGCATTATGTATCTTTTTATCAAGCTCCTGCTTATCCTTGCAATTAGAAATCGCCTCGGTTAACCCCAGCATGAGCATACCTGAAGGCCAGAACATGGGATCTTTACTCCTGACAGATCTTCCAAGGAGTTTTTTAACTGTATCCTTGGCTCTCTGCGCAGGGCTTACTTTCATGATGCTATTTAGTTCATCTGCAGTTCTTGAAACTATCAGTTCATATTCATTCATAAAAGCTTTTCCTTTACTTTGCCGAATAGATACTTGAACTCTTTGGTCCTTCCGTATAGCAACAAATAAACGCCATTAAAGATCACAGTAATAATGATAGCCATTAAAAGAAATGTTCCAATGTTCAGATTCGCCAATATCCTTGTACTGATAAACCGGCAAACCACAAGAACAAATATAAGACTTGCAAGATACTTACAAGTGTCAACAAAATAACTCTTTGCCGACCTGTCAAAACATGTTCTGTAAATTATTACCGGCTTAGTCACGTTGGCGATAAGGCCTGAAACTATAGTTCCTATATATACGCCTGTGATTCCAAGAGGTGTCTGCACCAGCCAGATTGACAGGACCAGATTAACTGCTCCCTGAATAAGAGCCAGATACTTATCCGGTTCGAATACACCAGCCGCTGTCTTGTAGTTACTAAGTACAATCCTGTCGCCCTTAAAATAGTAATCCGTCAAAATGCAGTACACTGCAGCCGGAGCAAGTATCCAGCTATCTCCAAGCCATATTCTGACAAGCGGTGTCAGAAGGATCATAAATCCGACACAGGAAAAACCATATATCCAGGAAGCAAAGAATCTGTATACCCTGAACATATCGAACTGCTTTTCCTTGGACTCCGTGGCTATAAGATTTCCAAAGCTTGATATTACTGAATTAAAGATAATATTTACAAAGTTTGAAACTGTACTGATCACCATGTTGTAGTTATCCACAACGCCAGCCATGGCAACTTCAATAAGTGAAGATATAATTAGTGCATCGGTCTGAAGCCTTGC
The sequence above is a segment of the Butyrivibrio proteoclasticus B316 genome. Coding sequences within it:
- a CDS encoding glycoside hydrolase family 88 protein, with the translated sequence MNEYELIVSRTADELNSIMKVSPAQRAKDTVKKLLGRSVRSKDPMFWPSGMLMLGLTEAISNCKDKQELDKKIHNALEDHFRLWQNNYGSRIRFIDDSLAGYCMLRLGEKEHLESFNAGWEVVRDYLKTAKVDNIGSFIYNPGMNNRNIFADGVGMATLFLAADVISKLMAGESSFEDNTQNDLHYYNESDYVAIMGKMYTQFMNYHMYGRDDNSGLLYHGYQVSVDKKAVSKEVTCERKGLLGWGRAHGWMMLGMSEAAMLEMEIDKRSTTFQGKSIFNIRPWFREMCDTAVCYQRKDGGWSWQINAVEGHIDMSATGMIAYSIAKAYEAGLFDGDDKEKEILKNSLIKAKESMLSHAHGGIVTDALGSCDDFAVHYQNYGNYPWGQGAVLAALSVINRIE
- a CDS encoding lipopolysaccharide biosynthesis protein — translated: MGRVKSATRNIKFGYIGQIATALVFFILRKLFILYLDETLLGVNSLYGNVLSILNMAELGIGTALNFSLYGPVARGEKEKIKSYMQLYRKAYYIIAIVVAAIGLMLTPFLELLVKNPGNITTTELYTYYFIFLFNTVSSYFVAYKYSLVNAEQKNYIQTNVITITKIITVSIQMLVIVITKNFFFFLITDAVIQLIQKIFVSRFLDNMYPYLREKNVQKLSKDESDAVWTKTKALVFHKVGDVARLQTDALIISSLIEVAMAGVVDNYNMVISTVSNFVNIIFNSVISSFGNLIATESKEKQFDMFRVYRFFASWIYGFSCVGFMILLTPLVRIWLGDSWILAPAAVYCILTDYYFKGDRIVLSNYKTAAGVFEPDKYLALIQGAVNLVLSIWLVQTPLGITGVYIGTIVSGLIANVTKPVIIYRTCFDRSAKSYFVDTCKYLASLIFVLVVCRFISTRILANLNIGTFLLMAIIITVIFNGVYLLLYGRTKEFKYLFGKVKEKLL